In Bacteroides cellulosilyticus, the genomic stretch AATTGGAAAGAAATTATCATCCGTGATAAGTATATCACCAGTCAGGCAGAATTAAGCAAAGGACTTTCACCACGTCCCGATACCTGGGATTTTATTATAGAAGATTTAAAGCGAGCCACTGCTCTCCCTTCTTCTTATGACAACGACAACATCGGTCGTGCCACCAGTGGAGCAGCCAATGCCTATTTAGGTTTTGCCTATCTGACACGCGCTTACGAAGAATCTGACAAGAAGACAGAATATCTGAATGAGGCACTTACAGCATTAAACAATGTCAAGGGCTACGAACTGGTAAAGAAGTTTTCAAGTATGTTTGACGCCAGCAACAAAAACAGCAAAGAATCTATCTTTGAGTTGCAGACTTCCATGAGTAGCGCCAATGGTGCTAACTATCGCACTCAGCTCCACCGTTGGATAGGTACATCCGAACTTTGGGGATGGGATGAGATTCTTCCGAGTAATGTATTGATGGAAGCGTACATGAAAGAAGGTGAGATTGCCACAACCGGACGCTATGACTCACGCTTGTACGAGAGTGTATTCTTCCAATGTGATTATTTCAATGATGGAAGCGGGCGTGTTTACGGGGGCGATTATGACAACTGGTTCTGTAGTTTCGATGATAAGAATAACCCTATTCCCGGTACAAGTTACAACCGTCCTTCCTTCCGCAAGTTCATGCCCACCGACTATGATGGCTTATACAATAATTATTGTGCCATCAACATTCCTTTGATGCGTTATGCCAATGTATTGCTAATGAAGGCGGAAGTATTGAACGAGCAAGGCCATCCCGAACAAGCCATTCCGCTGATTAATGAAATCAGAAATGTACATGGAGACATGCCTGCCATGAAAGGGACTTCACAACAAGAGGTACGTGAGCAAATAGAACATGAACGTATGATTGAATTCCCGCTGGAAAACTGGCGCTGGTATGATTTACGCCGTTGGGGCAAATTAGCGTCAGCATTGGCAGATGCAGGACGCGCCGGCTTTAATGTAGAGAAGAATTCGTTCTACCCTATTCCGTTGACTGAAATCAATTCGAACGACCAAATTAACAAATAAATTCTCTCTTCACTCAATATGACATCCTAACGAGACGGTATTTACCTACAGTGATACCGCCTCGTTATATTCAAATGAATTATCTTTGCCCTCAAAAACGACATAGATATGTTTACAATTATCGGACTGATGCTCACAGGAATGCTGTTGGGCTACCTCTTACGGAAACGGAATTTAAGTAAAATACATAAGGTTATCACAGTACTGATCTGGGTACTGCTCTTCATTCTCGGTATTGAAGTGGGAGGAAACGAACAGATTATCAAAGGACTTCATACCATCGGACTCGAAGCCGTCATACTCACCATAGGTGGAACTCTGGGAAGTGTGATTGCCGCTTGGGCACTGTGGAGGGCCTTATACAAACGGAAAGGAGGACAAGCATGAAAGGAAGTCTTATCATAGTCGGCTTTTTTGTGCTGGGGACACTTTGCGGAGTCTTTCACCTGATACCTATCGACATCGTAGTAGATAGTAAAGTCAGCTTTTATGCACTTTGCGCACTGATGTTCAGTGTAGGGCTAAGTGTAGGCAATGACCCGCAAACGTTGAAAAATTTCCGTTCACTCAATCCACGGTTGATATTCCTGCCTATCATGACCATTCTGGGTACGTTGGCAGGTTCTGCCGCAGTCAGCCTGATACTGACACACCGTTCTCTAACAGATTGCCTGGCTGTAGGTTCGGGCTTCGGTTACTATTCACTCTCCAGTATCTTCATTACCGAATATAAAGGAGCTGAATTAGGAACAATTGCCCTGCTCGCCAACATCAGCCGCGAGATTCTGACCTTACTGGCTGCACCGTTACTGGTGCGCTGGTTTGGCAACCTCGCCCCTATCTCTGCCGGAGGGGCAACTACGATGGACACCACACTGCCCATCATTACACGAACGGCCGGACAACAATTTGTAGTTGTCTCCATCTTCCACGGATTTGTGGTGGATTTCAGCGTTCCGTTCCTTGTGACACTGTTTTGTTCAATTTAATATTGTTTTGGACTTAAAGCAAATTATCATGAAAGCCAAAGTTTATACCTTACTCTTTTCCTCACTGCTTTGTGTTTCTGCCCTGGCTGATAACGAACCCTGGCAGAACCCACAAATCAACGAGATAAACAGAGAGCCAATGCATGCGCACTTCATTCCGTTTACGAATGAGGCCAACGCCCTGAAGCAACACTCCCTGCCTGCGGATGTACGTTTCAACGTAAATCCTGCCACCGAACGCCGCATCTCGCTGGACGGTACTTGGAAGTTCCTGTTCTCAAAGAACAACGAACTTTGTCCCAAAGACTTCCACAAACCGGGATACAACACCCGGAAGTGGAGCAAAATACAAGTTCCCGGAAGCTGGGAGTTGCAAGGCTTCGATGCACCTATTTATACGGATACCCGTTATCCATTCCCTGCCAATCCCCCGCATGTGCCAGCCGATTACAATCCGGTGGGAGCATACGTCCGCGAATTCACGGTTCCCGGCGGTTGGGAAGGTATGGATATCTTCCTCGACTTTGAGGGAGTGGAATCCGCCTACTACGTATGGGTGAACGGTGAGCTTGCCGGATATGCCGAAGACAGCCGTCTGCCGTCTCACTTCAACATTACGAAGCTTCTGAAAAAGGGCAGCAACAAACTCGCCGTCAAGGTGTTCCGTTATAGCGACGGCTCTTACCTTGAAGGACAGGACTACTGGAAATACAGCGGTATTGAGCGTGACGTTTATCTCTACGCCCGTCCGCAAAGCCGCGTGCGCGACTTCCGGATGACTGCCGAACTGATAAATGATTATAAAGACGGAGAACTCAACCTGGATGTCATCCTCCATCAGCCGAAAGCGGGAGAGACCGTTGAGGTGAAAGTGCTGGATGCAGGAAAGGTGATTTATAACCGGAAGAAAACCGTCTCTTCTCCTACGGATACTTTATTTAGCCAGCAACAGATTTTCCCGGATGCACGTGCCTGGAATGCCGAAACGCCGAATACCTATACACTGGTAGTCAGCACCTTCGATGCACAAGGAAAGCCGTTGGAGTCTTTCACCCAGCTTTTTGGTTTCCGCACGGTGGAGATGCGCAACGGCATGCAGATGATTAACGGAAAAGCGGTGCTCTTTAAGGGAGTGAACCGCCACGAACACGATCCGCACAAAGGACGCACCATCAGCGTAGCTTCCATGATACACGATATTCAGTTGATGAAGCAATTCAATCTGAACGGTGTGCGCAACTGTCATTATCCGAATAACTATGCATGGTATGAGCTTTGCACGGAATTCGGCCTGTATATGGTGGATGAAGCCAACATCGAAAGCCACGGTATGCAGGATCACAAGGATGGCACGCTGGCCAATTATCCGGATTGGGAACTTCCTTTCATGCAACGCATGAGCCGCATGATTGCGCGCGACCGTAACTGCACAGCTATCGTCACCTGGTCTATGGGTAATGAGTCCGGGTATGGTAAGCATTTCGAAACCTTATACGATTACACGAAGAAGGTAGATTCCACTCGCCCGGTACAATACGAGGGTGGCGGTTATGATGCCAAGAGCGATATCTACTGCCCGATGTATGCACGCATCTGGTCGTTGCGCCGCCACGCCAACCAGCGAGACAAGCGTCCTATGATTATGTGCGAATATGCTCATGCCATGGGCAACAGTGTAGGAAACTTCCAGGATTACTGGGATTTGATTTATAAGTACGACCAGTTGCAAGGCGGCTTCATCTGGGACTGGGTAGACCAGACATTCGCTATCAAAGATAAGGATAACCGTGACATCTGGGCTTTCGGTGGAGACATGGGATTTGTAGGCATCGTCAACGACTCCAACTTCTGCGCCAACGGTCTGGTAGCTGCCGACCGCACTCCTCACCCGCATATCTATGAGGTGAAGAAGGTGCTTCAATATATCCACTTTGAGCCGGTTGCTTTCACACCCAATAAGATAAAGGTTACCAACCGGCACGACTTCATCGGTCTGGAAGGATATACCCTGCGCTGGGCAGTAGAATGTGACGGTAAAGCAGTGCAAAGCGGTGAAATGGATTTCCCAGCAATCGCACCGGGAAGCTCTGCCAACATCGAACTGCCTCTGAAAGCATTGCCTGCCAATGGCAAAGAGTACTTCCTTACCCTGCGCGCATTCACCAAAAACGAAGCGCCGTTAATCCCGAAAGGACACGAGGCCGCCATCGAACAATGGGCGCTACCTTCCGTCCCTGCCAGCAAAGCCATTCAACCGGCTAACGGTAAACTGGCCGTAGACCGCAACAGTGACGCCATCACTCTGACAGGAAACAACTTCCGGATAGCTTTCTCGGCTCAAAACGGTGAAATGACAGAGTTGAGTTACAATGGAAAGAATTTG encodes the following:
- a CDS encoding RagB/SusD family nutrient uptake outer membrane protein, yielding MKKVIYIASLCFASLFVSSCDDYLTLESPDQLTSGSFWRNESDAQAGISAAYSQLEYYIDTWEFAEVKWPVEAYREDIINMGNDARNYPNWLELYNFTYTNGNSQFSNYWWNNYKGASFANQVIEKVTEMEEGTIDPTVRTQIINEGYFLRAYYHLKLLLNWKEIIIRDKYITSQAELSKGLSPRPDTWDFIIEDLKRATALPSSYDNDNIGRATSGAANAYLGFAYLTRAYEESDKKTEYLNEALTALNNVKGYELVKKFSSMFDASNKNSKESIFELQTSMSSANGANYRTQLHRWIGTSELWGWDEILPSNVLMEAYMKEGEIATTGRYDSRLYESVFFQCDYFNDGSGRVYGGDYDNWFCSFDDKNNPIPGTSYNRPSFRKFMPTDYDGLYNNYCAINIPLMRYANVLLMKAEVLNEQGHPEQAIPLINEIRNVHGDMPAMKGTSQQEVREQIEHERMIEFPLENWRWYDLRRWGKLASALADAGRAGFNVEKNSFYPIPLTEINSNDQINK
- a CDS encoding LysO family transporter, which codes for MFTIIGLMLTGMLLGYLLRKRNLSKIHKVITVLIWVLLFILGIEVGGNEQIIKGLHTIGLEAVILTIGGTLGSVIAAWALWRALYKRKGGQA
- a CDS encoding lysine exporter LysO family protein, whose translation is MKGSLIIVGFFVLGTLCGVFHLIPIDIVVDSKVSFYALCALMFSVGLSVGNDPQTLKNFRSLNPRLIFLPIMTILGTLAGSAAVSLILTHRSLTDCLAVGSGFGYYSLSSIFITEYKGAELGTIALLANISREILTLLAAPLLVRWFGNLAPISAGGATTMDTTLPIITRTAGQQFVVVSIFHGFVVDFSVPFLVTLFCSI
- a CDS encoding glycoside hydrolase family 2 TIM barrel-domain containing protein — its product is MKAKVYTLLFSSLLCVSALADNEPWQNPQINEINREPMHAHFIPFTNEANALKQHSLPADVRFNVNPATERRISLDGTWKFLFSKNNELCPKDFHKPGYNTRKWSKIQVPGSWELQGFDAPIYTDTRYPFPANPPHVPADYNPVGAYVREFTVPGGWEGMDIFLDFEGVESAYYVWVNGELAGYAEDSRLPSHFNITKLLKKGSNKLAVKVFRYSDGSYLEGQDYWKYSGIERDVYLYARPQSRVRDFRMTAELINDYKDGELNLDVILHQPKAGETVEVKVLDAGKVIYNRKKTVSSPTDTLFSQQQIFPDARAWNAETPNTYTLVVSTFDAQGKPLESFTQLFGFRTVEMRNGMQMINGKAVLFKGVNRHEHDPHKGRTISVASMIHDIQLMKQFNLNGVRNCHYPNNYAWYELCTEFGLYMVDEANIESHGMQDHKDGTLANYPDWELPFMQRMSRMIARDRNCTAIVTWSMGNESGYGKHFETLYDYTKKVDSTRPVQYEGGGYDAKSDIYCPMYARIWSLRRHANQRDKRPMIMCEYAHAMGNSVGNFQDYWDLIYKYDQLQGGFIWDWVDQTFAIKDKDNRDIWAFGGDMGFVGIVNDSNFCANGLVAADRTPHPHIYEVKKVLQYIHFEPVAFTPNKIKVTNRHDFIGLEGYTLRWAVECDGKAVQSGEMDFPAIAPGSSANIELPLKALPANGKEYFLTLRAFTKNEAPLIPKGHEAAIEQWALPSVPASKAIQPANGKLAVDRNSDAITLTGNNFRIAFSAQNGEMTELSYNGKNLIKEGLQPNFWRPLTDNDIPNGHLYRCLTWKTAGQDAKLENLDITENQQKVTLIATYKMEAQDSKLQTIYDIHPDGAVRVSMHFTPGKQALNEMPRLGMRMILPAEYERMSWLGRGPQENYADRKTGALVGLYSATVWEQFHPYVRAQETANHCDVRWVALRNADGDGLLVTGEEPLSISAWNFPMEDIEYRPSQVERRHGGSIVKKDMVWLNIDHKQMGVGGDNTWGAQVHPEYTITPHEWKYSFTLLPLGAKDDAAEQAHKCWF